In the genome of uncultured Celeribacter sp., the window TCAATATGGACCATTATTACGAGGAAAGCTTTGACTTCGGGGCAGAAACCGCCGGCACCATCGAGGAACCGACCTCTGCGCCCGAGATCAGCGGTGAAACCTTCCGCGTGAGCTTTCCGAAAACCGGCCATGTGGTCGAGGTCAGCCCCGGCATGACCATTCTGACCGCCGCCAAAGAGGCTGGCCTGCTGCCGATGTCATCGTGTCAGCGCGGCATCTGCGGCACCTGCAAATCGAAACTGCTCTCAGGCGAAGTCGATATGCAACACGGTGGGGGCATTCGCAAACGCGAGGTGGATCAGGGCAAAATCCTGATCTGTTGCTCCACACCGCTTACAGACGTCGAGGTCGAACTTTAAGACCTCGCCCCCAGCCATGCCCATCCGCAGGCAACGCGTTTGCGCGATGGGTATGGCTGTCTACAAAGGCCCAACAAGAGGCCTGAATACGGACCAAATCCGCTAGAATTAACATTGGAGGGATATCCATGACTGACCAGAAAGATCCGGATCCGACGTCCTACGAGGCGCCGCCGGAAAGTGTCATCGACACAGATTACGATATTGGCCAGGACAATATCGAAGGCACCTTGGGGCCGTTTGGCTTTGACCTGCACAAACCGGTGTTCCCGGTCTCTGCCATCGCCGTCATCGCCTTTGTGGTGTTCACCCTGCTGCTGCCCGAAGTTGCGGGCAACACCTTCAGCGCCATGTTCTCTTTCGTGACCAAAGGGTTCGATTGGTTTTTCCTTGGCGCCGCTGACATTTTCGTCATCGTCTGTCTCGCCATCGTCATCAGCCCCTACGGCAAAATCCGTCTGGGCGGCCCCGAAGCGAAACCTGACTTCAGCTACACCAGCTGGTTCGCGATGCTTTTCGCCGCCGGCATGGGCATCGGCCTGATGTTCTACGGGGTGTCCGAGCCTCTGAGCCACTTCTCTTCGTCCTTGGGCGGAATTTCCGTCGGCGAAGACGGCGTGCGCACCGACTGGGCGCCGCTGGGTGCCGCTGGCGGCAACGAAGCCGAAGCCGTGCGTCTCGGCATGGCCGCGTCGATCTTCCACTGGGGTCTGCATCCCTGGGCGATCTATGCCATTGTGGCGCTGAGCCTCGCGCTCTTCTCCTACAACAAGGGCCTTCCGCTCACCATCCGCTCCGCCTTCTACCCGATCTTCGGCGAACGCGTCTGGGGCTGGCCGGGTCACATCATCGACATCCTCGCCGTGTTCGCGACCCTCTTCGGTCTCGCCACCTCGCTGGGTCTCGGGGCCGCACAAGCCAACTCCGGGTTCAACAAACTCTTCGGCATGCCGATCAGCGACACCTCTCAGGTGCTCTTGATCTGCGGCATCACTGCGCTCGCTCTGTTCTCCGTGATCCGTGGCCTCGAAGCCGGTGTGAAACTCCTGTCCGAGATCAACATGGGCCTCGCCTTCCTGCTCTGGGCCTTTGTGCTCATCGCCGGTCCGACGCTTTTGCTGACCACGGATGTGCTCAGCTTCCTCGGCGCCTACCTGCAATACCTGCCAGAACTGTCGAACCCGGTCGCACGTGACGATGTCAATTTCGTTCAGGGCTGGACCTCCTTCTATTGGGCCTGGTGGATTTCTTGGTCCCCGTTCGTCGGCATGTTCATCGCCCGCGTCTCCCGTGGCCGGACCGTGCGCGAGTTCATCATCTCCGTGCTGCTCGTGCCCTCCCTCGTCTGTGTGCTCTGGATGTCCGTCTTCGGCGGCGCCGCGATCAACCAGGTGGTGCGTGATGGCTACATGGCCGTGACCGAAGCCCCCCTGCCGCTTCAGCTCTTCACCATGCTGGACGCCATGCCTTGGACGGCGATCACCTCCTTCATCGGGATCGTTCTGGTCATCGTGTTCTTCGTGACCTCGTCGGACTCCGGCTCTCTCGTGATCGACACCATCGCCGCTGGCGGTAAAGTCGACGCGCCGGTGCCGCAGCGTGTGTTCTGGTGCCTGTTCGAAGGTGTGGTGGCCATCGTGCTTCTGCTCTCCGCAGGGGGTCTGAGCTCGCTGCAATCCATGGTCATCTCGACCGGCCTTCCGTTCACCGTGGTCCTTCTGGTCATGTGTGTCGCGATCTGGCGCGGTCTGGCGTCCGAGCCCAGATAACAACCTCGGGCTTCCCCTGCCCTTTGCGCCGCCGGAAGGTTCGTCCTCTGGCGGCGTTTTTTATACCCCGCCTCTCATTTCGTCCGATCCATGAGCCCGCCAATGTCCGACCGCATTTTCATCAGCAATCTCTGCCTCTACGGCTTTCACGGCGTCATGCCCGAGGAAAAACGTCTCGGGCAGAGGTTTTACATCGACCTGTCCTGCGAGATCGACCTCGCGCCTGCGGGGCAAGCGGATGACTACGGGCTGACGGTCTGTTACGATGCGCTGTGTAAACTGGCGCAAAAGACCTGTGACAGCGGGCCGTTCGATCTGATCGAAACACTGGGCGAACGCATCGCCGAAGCCGTTCTCGACCAGTTTGCCGCCATCCGTTCCGTGCGGGTGACCGTGCGCAAACCCTCCGCCCCGATCGCCGCCGCTCTGGATCACGTCGGCATCGAAATTCTGCGACAGCGCTGAGCGGAAATTGCTGCGCCTGCGACAGGACATATGCGGCAGCTGCACAGCCCGCATTTTTCGCCCGAAATCCACCCCGAAATCCACAGGGCAAAGCGATTCCATTGGCTGAGCTGCAAAATGGGGCATCGTCCGTGGTTGCGCGGCGCAAACGCACCAAAAATCAATCATAGAAGGGAAATTCACGCCCAAAGAATATGCACAATGCAGACAATCCGCTCCGCAATGGATAAGATTTTCTGACCAACGCAACAAAAACGTGACGATGACGCATACATTCACAACGCGTGGCGCAAATATCCGATTATTCGCCCGGTTTAGACGCGATCATCGCCCAATTCCTTCTCTCACAGAGAAAGCCTGCACGATGACACGCTTCAATGCACTTAACCTTGTTAAGAACGCCCTGACCGGGCACAAGAACTGGACCGAGCAATGGCCGGAGAGCCAGCCGAAAGCCGAGTATGACGTGGTCATCGTCGGTGCCGGCGGCCACGGGCTTGGTGCCGCTTACTATCTGGCCAAAGAACACGGCATCACCAATGTCGCCGTGATCGACAAAGGCTGGCTCGGCGGCGGCAACACCGGCCGGAACACCACGATCATTCGCTCGAACTACCTCTACGACGAATCCGCACGGATGTTCGATCACGCGGTCGATCTGTGGCAGAACCTGAGCCAAGAGCTGAACTACAACGTGATGTATTCCAACCGCGGCTGTCTGATGCTCGCGCATACGGTGCATGACGTGCAGAGCTTTAAGCGTCACATCCACGCCAACCGTCTGAACGGCGTCGACAACCGCTGGCTCAGCCCGGAAGAGTGCAAAGAATACTGCCCGCCGATCAACATCGCGCCGGACGCCCGTTACCCTGTGATGGGCGGTGCGCTTCAGGAACGTGCCGGGACTGCGCGTCACGATGCCGTGGCCTGGGGCTATGCCCGTGGTGCCGCCGAGCGTGGCGTGGACATCATCCAGAACTGTGCCGTGACCGCGATCCGCCGCAACCCGGACGGCTCCGTCGCAGGCGTCGACACCGACAAGGGTTTCATCAAGGCCAAGAAGGTCGCCGTCTCTGCCTCTGGCCACAACTCGATGGTCATGGAAACCGCAGGCGTCCGTCTGCCGCTCGAATCCATGCCGCTTCAAGCGCTCGTGTCCGAGCCGATCAAACCGATCTTCCCCTGCGTCGTGATGTCGAACGCCGTGCACGCCTATTGTTCCCAGTCGGACAAAGGCGAGTTGGTCATCGGGTCCGGTACGGACCAATACGTGTCCTATAGCCAACGTGGCGGCCTGCCGCTCATCGAGCACACGATTGCGGCCATCTCCGAAGTCTTCCCGATCTTCAACCGCATGCGGATGCTGCGTAAATGGGGCGGGATCACCGACAACACACCGGACCGTTCGCCGATCGTCGGCAAGACCCCCGTCCAGAACCTCTATGTCAACTGTGGCTGGGGCACGGGCGGGTTCAAAGCCACCCCGGGGGCCGCGCACACGCTGGCCTGGACCGTTGCCAAAGACGAACCGCACCCGATCAACGCGCCCTTCACGCTGGACCGTTTCCGCACGGGCCGCCTGATCGACGAAGCGGCTGCGGCTGCTGTTGCGCACTAAGGAGACACGAACATGCTTCAGATTTTTTGCCCCTATTGCGAAGAACTGCTTCCGGAAACGGAATTTGTTTACGCAGGCGAAGCACATATCGACCGTCCGGTGTCTCCCTCGGAGCAAACCGACGAAGAATGGGCCGAGTTCCTGTTCATGCGCAAGAACGTGAAAGGCATCCACTTTGAACGCTGGCGCCACATCCACGGTTGTGGTCGCTACTTCAACGTCGTGCGCAACACGATCACCGACAAAATCATCGTGACCTATAAAGCGGGCGAGCCACAGCCCGATCTCTCCAAAATTCTGGAGGAGCAAAACCAATGAGCACTTACCGCGTAAAAGGCAAAGGTCGTGTCGACGCGTCGAAACCCGTCGTGTTCACCTTTGACGGCAAACCCTACACTGGCCTGAAAGGCGACACCGTCGCCTCTGCCCTTCTGGCGCACGGCGTGCATCTGATGGGCCGGTCGTTCAAATATCACCGCCCGCGTGGCGCCGTCGCGGCCGGTTCTGAGGAGCCCAACGCGCTGATCGGCACCCGTCGTGGGCCGGGTCGGTTCGAGCCGAACACCCGCGCCACGGTGCAGGAGATCTGGGAAGGTCTGGAGACCAATTCCCAGAACAAATTCCCGAGCCTGAAATTCGACGTGGGCGCCGTGAACGACGCCGCCTACATGATGTTCTCGGCAGGTTTCTACTATAAAACCTTCATGTGGCCGCGCTCCTTCTGGGACAAGGTTTATGAGCCCTTCATCCGTGCCGCCGCCGGCCTGGGTGTGTCCCCGACCGAACATGACCCGGACACCTATGCCTCACGCAACCTGTTCTGCGATCTGTTGATCGTGGGCGCCGGTCCCGCCGGGATCGCCGCCGCACGCGAAGCGGCTGGCAAAGGTCTGTCTGTCGTGCTCGTCGACGAGAACGCCGAAATGGGTGGCTCGATCCTGTCGGAACCGCAAGCCAAGATCGAGGGCAAGACCTCTTGGGACTGGCTGTCGGACGAGCTTGCCGATCTGAAAGCAGCAGGCGTCAAGTTGATGACCCGCACCACCGCGATCGGGTACTACCACGAGAACATGATCGGTCTCGTTGAGAAGCTCACCGACCACCTGCCGACACTCCCCGCCGACACCCCGCGCGAGCGGATGTGGCATGTGCGCGCCAAACAGGTCGTTCTGGCCCAAGGCGCACTGGAAAAACCGCTGGTGTTCCACGGCAACGACCGTCCGGGCGTGATGCTCGCCGGTTCTGCCCAGACCTACTTGCACCGCTATGGCGTCAAGGTCGGCAACAGCCCGGTCGTCGTCACCTCGCATGACAGCGCCTGGTATGCCGCTTTCGATCTTCAGGAGGCGGGCGCCTACGTTCAGGCCATCGTCGACACCCGTGCGCAGGTCCGTCAGGATCTTCAGGCCGAGGCCCGCGCCCGTGGTATCCCGGTGAAACTGTCGCACACTGTGACGGCCACCGGCGGTCGCCTGCGCGTCAACAATGTCCGCGTAAACCCGGTCAACGGCAGCAGCGTCGGCAACGGTCAGTGGATCAAATGCGATGCGCTTTTGATGTCCGGCGGCTGGACCCCGTCCCTGCACCTATTCTCCCACACCAAGGGCAGCCTGACCTGGGACGACGATCTCACCACTTTCTTGCCGAAAGACACGCCGGAAGATTGCGTGATCACCGGCGCGTCGCGTGGCCTTTGGGGCACCGAGGCGGCGCTGCGTGATGGTGCCGAACGTGTGGGCGAGGCTCTGGCCAAGCTCGGCGTCGAGGTCACCGCGACCGCGTACACCGTGGCGGACGACCGCACCGGCTCTGGCGTCATGATGCGCGAACTGCCGACGGATCGCAGCCCGGGCAAAGCGAAAGCCTTTGTCGACTACCAGAACGACGTGACCGCAAAAGACCTGCGTCTCGCCGTGCGCGAGGGCATGCGCTCCATTGAGCACGTCAAACGCTACACCACCAACGGCATGGCGACCGACCAAGGCAAGATGTCCAACATCAACGGCCTCAACATCGCCGCCGACGCTCTGGGCAAAAAGCAACCGCAGGTGGGTCTGACGACCTTCCGTCCGCCCTACACGCCGACCACCTTCGGCGCCTTTGCGGGCTATCACCGCGGTGAGCATTTCGAAGTGGTGCGTAAGACGCAGATCGACGACTGGGCCGAATCCCATGGCGCCGTGTTCGAACCCGTGGGTCAGTGGCGCCGTGCGCGTTACTTCCCGAAAGCGGGCGAAACCATGGATCAGGCCGTGACCCGCGAATGTGCGGCGACGCGCTCCTCCGTGGGCATCTTCGACGCCTCCACGCTGGGCAAGATCGAAGTCGTCGGGCCGGATGCGGCCGAATTCGTCAACCGCATGTACACCAACCCGTTCCTGAAACTGGCACCGGGCAAATGTCGCTACGGTCTCCTGCTGGGCGATGACGGCTACATCCGCGACGACGGTGTGATCGCCCGCGTCGACGAGAACCGGTTCCACGTCACCACCACCACCGGTGGCGCAGCGCGTGTGCTGAACATGATGGAAGACTACCTCCAAACGGAATGGCCCGATCTGAACGTCTGGCTCACCTCCACCACGGAGCAATGGTCCACCGTTGCCCTGAACGGCCCGAACGCCGCCAAACTGCTCGCGCCCTTCGTCGAAGGCATCGAACTGACCGAAGAAGCCTTCCCGCATATGTCTTGCGTGAATTGCACCGTCGCGGGCTACCCGGCCCGTCTGTGGCGCGTGAGCTTCACCGGTGAGATCGGCTTTGAGATCAACGTGGCAGCACCCTATGGTCGCGATCTTTGGGAAAAACTGTGGGAGGCGGGTCAGAAATACGACATCACTCCCTACGGCACCGAGACCATGCACGTGTTGCGCGCCGAAAAAGGCTACATCATCGTCGGTCAGGACACCGATGGCACCGTCACCCCGCAGGACGCGGGCATGGACTGGGCCATTGGCAAAAAGAAAGCCGACTTTGTGGGCATGCGCGGTTTGCGCCGCCCGGACCTCGTGGCCGAGGGTCGCAAACAGCTCGTGGGTCTTCTGACCGAAGACAACAGCTGGCTCGAGGAAGGCGCTCAGATCGTGTTCGATCCGAAACAGCCGGTTCCGATGACCATGCGCGGTCACGTGACCTCGTCTTACAATCAAGGCACGACCGGTCGTCCGATCGCTCTGGCCGTGATCGAAGGCGGTCACTCGAAGATGGGCGAAACGGTCTACATCCCGATGCCGGATCGGACCATCGCCGCAAAAATCACCGGGACCGTGTTCTACGATCCCGAAAACAGCCGCCTGAAAATCTGATCGGAGGTCAGACATGTCCAAGCATATCTCTTCTCTGGCCCCCTCGGTCGTGGTGGATACCGCTGCTGCCCGTGTGGCCGTTTCTCAACTGATTGGCCGCATCTCTTTGCGTGCCCGTGGTGATCTTGCCGCGGTGAGCAAAGCCATCGGCCTCGATCTTCCGACCCAGATCGGGACCCGCGCCAAGGCAGAAGGCATCGAAGCCGCCTGTCTCGGCCCGGACGAGTGGACCCTTTTGGTCTCGCTTGAGCAGATCGAAAAGGTGGAGGACGCTTTGGCGGCCCTCTACCCCTCGCTGCCGCATTCGATGACCGAAATCACCGGCCGCGAAGTGACCTTCACCATCGAGGGTCCGCAAACCCCCGACCTTCTGAGCATCGGGCTGGCGCGGGACGTCAATTCGATCAAG includes:
- a CDS encoding BCCT family transporter; this translates as MTDQKDPDPTSYEAPPESVIDTDYDIGQDNIEGTLGPFGFDLHKPVFPVSAIAVIAFVVFTLLLPEVAGNTFSAMFSFVTKGFDWFFLGAADIFVIVCLAIVISPYGKIRLGGPEAKPDFSYTSWFAMLFAAGMGIGLMFYGVSEPLSHFSSSLGGISVGEDGVRTDWAPLGAAGGNEAEAVRLGMAASIFHWGLHPWAIYAIVALSLALFSYNKGLPLTIRSAFYPIFGERVWGWPGHIIDILAVFATLFGLATSLGLGAAQANSGFNKLFGMPISDTSQVLLICGITALALFSVIRGLEAGVKLLSEINMGLAFLLWAFVLIAGPTLLLTTDVLSFLGAYLQYLPELSNPVARDDVNFVQGWTSFYWAWWISWSPFVGMFIARVSRGRTVREFIISVLLVPSLVCVLWMSVFGGAAINQVVRDGYMAVTEAPLPLQLFTMLDAMPWTAITSFIGIVLVIVFFVTSSDSGSLVIDTIAAGGKVDAPVPQRVFWCLFEGVVAIVLLLSAGGLSSLQSMVISTGLPFTVVLLVMCVAIWRGLASEPR
- the folB gene encoding dihydroneopterin aldolase — protein: MSDRIFISNLCLYGFHGVMPEEKRLGQRFYIDLSCEIDLAPAGQADDYGLTVCYDALCKLAQKTCDSGPFDLIETLGERIAEAVLDQFAAIRSVRVTVRKPSAPIAAALDHVGIEILRQR
- a CDS encoding sarcosine oxidase subunit beta family protein — its product is MTRFNALNLVKNALTGHKNWTEQWPESQPKAEYDVVIVGAGGHGLGAAYYLAKEHGITNVAVIDKGWLGGGNTGRNTTIIRSNYLYDESARMFDHAVDLWQNLSQELNYNVMYSNRGCLMLAHTVHDVQSFKRHIHANRLNGVDNRWLSPEECKEYCPPINIAPDARYPVMGGALQERAGTARHDAVAWGYARGAAERGVDIIQNCAVTAIRRNPDGSVAGVDTDKGFIKAKKVAVSASGHNSMVMETAGVRLPLESMPLQALVSEPIKPIFPCVVMSNAVHAYCSQSDKGELVIGSGTDQYVSYSQRGGLPLIEHTIAAISEVFPIFNRMRMLRKWGGITDNTPDRSPIVGKTPVQNLYVNCGWGTGGFKATPGAAHTLAWTVAKDEPHPINAPFTLDRFRTGRLIDEAAAAAVAH
- a CDS encoding sarcosine oxidase subunit delta, encoding MLQIFCPYCEELLPETEFVYAGEAHIDRPVSPSEQTDEEWAEFLFMRKNVKGIHFERWRHIHGCGRYFNVVRNTITDKIIVTYKAGEPQPDLSKILEEQNQ
- a CDS encoding sarcosine oxidase subunit alpha produces the protein MSTYRVKGKGRVDASKPVVFTFDGKPYTGLKGDTVASALLAHGVHLMGRSFKYHRPRGAVAAGSEEPNALIGTRRGPGRFEPNTRATVQEIWEGLETNSQNKFPSLKFDVGAVNDAAYMMFSAGFYYKTFMWPRSFWDKVYEPFIRAAAGLGVSPTEHDPDTYASRNLFCDLLIVGAGPAGIAAAREAAGKGLSVVLVDENAEMGGSILSEPQAKIEGKTSWDWLSDELADLKAAGVKLMTRTTAIGYYHENMIGLVEKLTDHLPTLPADTPRERMWHVRAKQVVLAQGALEKPLVFHGNDRPGVMLAGSAQTYLHRYGVKVGNSPVVVTSHDSAWYAAFDLQEAGAYVQAIVDTRAQVRQDLQAEARARGIPVKLSHTVTATGGRLRVNNVRVNPVNGSSVGNGQWIKCDALLMSGGWTPSLHLFSHTKGSLTWDDDLTTFLPKDTPEDCVITGASRGLWGTEAALRDGAERVGEALAKLGVEVTATAYTVADDRTGSGVMMRELPTDRSPGKAKAFVDYQNDVTAKDLRLAVREGMRSIEHVKRYTTNGMATDQGKMSNINGLNIAADALGKKQPQVGLTTFRPPYTPTTFGAFAGYHRGEHFEVVRKTQIDDWAESHGAVFEPVGQWRRARYFPKAGETMDQAVTRECAATRSSVGIFDASTLGKIEVVGPDAAEFVNRMYTNPFLKLAPGKCRYGLLLGDDGYIRDDGVIARVDENRFHVTTTTGGAARVLNMMEDYLQTEWPDLNVWLTSTTEQWSTVALNGPNAAKLLAPFVEGIELTEEAFPHMSCVNCTVAGYPARLWRVSFTGEIGFEINVAAPYGRDLWEKLWEAGQKYDITPYGTETMHVLRAEKGYIIVGQDTDGTVTPQDAGMDWAIGKKKADFVGMRGLRRPDLVAEGRKQLVGLLTEDNSWLEEGAQIVFDPKQPVPMTMRGHVTSSYNQGTTGRPIALAVIEGGHSKMGETVYIPMPDRTIAAKITGTVFYDPENSRLKI
- a CDS encoding sarcosine oxidase subunit gamma family protein, encoding MSKHISSLAPSVVVDTAAARVAVSQLIGRISLRARGDLAAVSKAIGLDLPTQIGTRAKAEGIEAACLGPDEWTLLVSLEQIEKVEDALAALYPSLPHSMTEITGREVTFTIEGPQTPDLLSIGLARDVNSIKVGQARRTLFDGATVTLWRDSETSFRMDVWNSFAPFLATTLETGAKELAAELA